Proteins encoded within one genomic window of Prochlorococcus marinus str. MIT 9515:
- a CDS encoding chlororespiratory reduction protein 7, with translation MSNPLIRSEDHFVLLEPDSKEKIVTKKEAILWLKNWLTQIDSSTIYQKKDFSNEKFLEELLESTYELEIKFGFIIKWFAVRVEPD, from the coding sequence ATGTCAAATCCATTAATAAGATCTGAAGACCATTTTGTATTACTTGAACCAGATTCAAAAGAAAAAATAGTAACTAAAAAAGAAGCAATCTTATGGTTGAAAAATTGGCTTACTCAGATTGATTCATCCACAATATATCAAAAAAAAGATTTTTCCAATGAGAAATTTCTCGAAGAATTATTAGAAAGCACTTATGAATTAGAAATAAAATTTGGATTTATTATTAAATGGTTTGCTGTACGAGTTGAACCTGATTAA
- a CDS encoding 6-pyruvoyl trahydropterin synthase family protein: MTFTHTKPLHGQGRECVITRRACFSSSHRYWLPEKSLEDNFSLFGKCSIAPGHGHNYELIVSMGGELDSYGMVLNLSDVKHSIKNKVTEQLDFRFLNDVWPEFNIHSHDGILPTTEALVKVIWNRLKDDLPLTNIRLYESPTLWADYSGKNMEALLTIQSHFNAAHRLAKDEISLDENKKIYGKCARVNGHGHNYFLDVTVRGQIDPRTGMICDLPSLQTIIDDLVVEQFDHTFLNKDIEYFKTCVPTCENIALHISDILSSPIKNIGANLHKIKLQESPNNAAEIYVEQSLPNSLQKNIANALVAQA, from the coding sequence ATGACTTTTACACATACCAAACCATTACATGGCCAGGGACGTGAATGCGTTATAACTCGACGTGCCTGTTTTAGTTCGAGTCATCGTTATTGGCTTCCTGAAAAAAGCTTAGAGGATAATTTCTCTCTTTTTGGGAAATGTAGTATAGCTCCAGGACATGGCCATAATTATGAACTCATTGTATCAATGGGTGGGGAACTTGACTCGTATGGAATGGTCCTTAATCTTTCTGATGTAAAACATTCTATTAAGAATAAGGTTACTGAACAATTAGATTTTCGTTTTTTAAATGATGTATGGCCTGAATTTAATATTCATAGTCACGATGGCATTCTTCCAACTACTGAGGCTCTAGTTAAAGTTATTTGGAATCGTTTAAAAGATGACCTACCTCTCACAAATATAAGACTTTATGAAAGCCCAACTTTATGGGCAGATTATTCTGGAAAAAACATGGAAGCTTTATTAACAATTCAAAGTCACTTTAATGCTGCTCACAGATTAGCTAAAGATGAGATTTCTCTTGATGAAAACAAGAAAATATATGGTAAATGTGCCAGAGTTAATGGACATGGACATAATTATTTTCTCGATGTTACTGTACGAGGGCAAATTGATCCAAGAACGGGGATGATTTGTGATTTACCCTCATTACAAACAATTATTGATGATCTTGTAGTTGAACAGTTTGACCACACTTTTTTAAACAAAGATATCGAATATTTTAAAACTTGCGTCCCAACATGTGAAAATATTGCACTACACATTTCTGATATTCTTTCATCTCCGATTAAAAACATTGGAGCAAATCTACACAAGATAAAACTGCAAGAGAGTCCGAATAATGCCGCCGAAATTTATGTTGAGCAAAGCTTACCAAATTCTTTGCAAAAAAATATTGCGAACGCTTTAGTTGCTCAAGCTTGA
- a CDS encoding DUF6816 family protein, with protein sequence MIKNFLGLIIFLIIQVLCVNNAYALNDNNVRGFLEERENSWPELYLPIFKYSNTSKDLIYPKWFEGNWLVTSQDLEDESQAPVIYKVNFFKNNLNEVVGNRSKNSESIGKAIFGENLIKVVNDPKSINKQITYLKDDLYIDSRITGRNQIQDDDKFFADELVIQTVHKPGASRVNQVETISKFQKCNSGNMNSQDPLKPYICGVQYIATYGSKVGDRSVHAIKTGKYKLSFKFIES encoded by the coding sequence ATGATTAAAAATTTTTTGGGATTAATTATTTTTCTAATTATTCAAGTGCTTTGTGTAAATAATGCATACGCTTTAAATGATAATAATGTAAGAGGATTTTTGGAGGAAAGAGAAAATTCATGGCCAGAGCTATACTTGCCCATTTTTAAATATTCAAATACTTCTAAAGATTTAATTTATCCTAAATGGTTTGAGGGCAATTGGCTTGTAACTTCTCAGGATTTAGAAGATGAATCTCAAGCACCAGTAATATATAAAGTAAATTTTTTTAAAAATAATTTAAATGAAGTTGTTGGCAATCGTTCCAAAAATTCTGAGTCAATTGGAAAGGCAATATTTGGTGAAAATTTGATCAAAGTTGTTAATGATCCTAAATCAATTAATAAACAAATAACTTATTTGAAGGATGATTTATACATTGATTCAAGGATTACAGGAAGAAATCAAATTCAAGATGATGATAAGTTTTTTGCAGATGAATTAGTTATTCAAACTGTTCATAAACCTGGGGCCTCTAGGGTGAATCAGGTCGAAACAATTAGTAAATTTCAAAAATGTAATTCAGGTAATATGAATTCACAAGATCCTCTTAAACCTTATATCTGTGGTGTTCAATATATTGCTACATATGGTTCTAAAGTTGGAGATAGGTCAGTGCATGCAATTAAAACTGGTAAATATAAATTATCGTTTAAATTTATTGAGAGTTAG
- the zds gene encoding 9,9'-di-cis-zeta-carotene desaturase produces the protein MKIAIVGSGLAGLTAAVDLVDAGHEVEIYESRSFWGGKVGSWEDKDGNHIEMGLHVFFYNYANLFKLMNKVGALNNLLPKEHTHLFINNGGNLKSLDFRFPLGAPFNGLKAFFTTEQLTWVDKLRNALALGTSPIVRGLIDYEGAMKIIRDLDKISFKEWFLNHGGSIRSLERMWDPIAYALGFINCQDISARCMLTIFMMFASKTEASKLNLLKGSPHKWLTQPIVDYITKKGCLIHLNHKVDEIIFEKESSAYSVKQLKISSPEGDKVVFADTFLAACDVPGIKKIVPKEWYQFKEFKGLKKLRAVAVATIQLRYDGWVTELNNDNKSQNPSGLDNLLYSADASFSCFADLALASPIDYRKEGMGSLLQCVLTPGDRWMGRSKEKVTKEIDAEVRRLFPSSKNLKLLWSNIVQIPQSLYRESPGMEPYRPDQRTSISNFFMAGSYTKQDYIDSMEGATMSGHLAAAAILDKKVELAKNRAVS, from the coding sequence GTGAAAATTGCAATAGTTGGCTCAGGATTAGCAGGATTGACAGCAGCAGTTGATTTAGTTGATGCAGGCCACGAAGTCGAGATTTACGAAAGTAGATCATTTTGGGGCGGAAAAGTTGGAAGTTGGGAAGATAAAGACGGTAACCACATAGAGATGGGTCTACATGTATTTTTTTATAACTATGCAAATCTCTTCAAACTAATGAATAAAGTTGGGGCATTAAATAATTTGCTTCCTAAAGAACATACTCATTTATTTATCAATAATGGTGGTAATTTAAAATCTTTAGATTTCAGATTCCCTTTGGGAGCTCCATTTAACGGACTGAAGGCTTTTTTCACAACAGAACAACTGACTTGGGTAGACAAGTTAAGAAATGCATTAGCTTTAGGAACTAGCCCGATAGTAAGAGGGTTAATCGACTATGAAGGTGCGATGAAAATTATTAGAGACTTGGATAAAATAAGTTTTAAAGAATGGTTTTTAAATCATGGAGGAAGCATTAGAAGTCTTGAAAGGATGTGGGATCCAATTGCTTACGCTTTAGGTTTTATAAATTGTCAAGACATTTCGGCAAGATGCATGTTAACTATTTTTATGATGTTTGCATCTAAGACTGAAGCCTCTAAACTTAATCTTTTAAAGGGATCGCCTCATAAATGGCTAACGCAACCTATCGTTGATTACATTACAAAAAAAGGTTGCCTAATTCACCTAAATCATAAGGTAGATGAAATTATTTTTGAAAAGGAATCTTCCGCCTATTCGGTTAAGCAGCTAAAAATTTCCTCTCCTGAAGGGGATAAGGTAGTTTTCGCTGATACATTTCTCGCTGCTTGTGATGTACCTGGAATTAAAAAAATAGTTCCTAAAGAGTGGTATCAATTCAAAGAGTTTAAAGGTTTAAAAAAACTCAGAGCAGTTGCAGTTGCAACAATACAATTAAGATATGATGGGTGGGTTACTGAACTAAATAATGATAACAAAAGTCAGAACCCTTCTGGTTTGGATAATCTTTTATATTCAGCAGATGCATCTTTCAGCTGTTTCGCCGATTTAGCTTTAGCAAGTCCCATCGATTATAGAAAGGAAGGAATGGGATCTTTACTCCAATGTGTTTTAACTCCTGGTGATCGATGGATGGGTAGATCAAAAGAAAAAGTCACAAAAGAAATTGATGCTGAAGTCCGTCGCCTATTTCCTTCTTCAAAAAATCTTAAATTACTTTGGAGTAATATAGTACAGATTCCACAATCACTTTATAGAGAAAGTCCAGGTATGGAACCATATAGACCTGATCAAAGGACTTCAATATCAAATTTCTTTATGGCAGGTAGTTATACAAAACAAGACTATATAGATTCAATGGAGGGGGCTACTATGAGCGGTCATCTAGCAGCAGCAGCAATTCTAGATAAGAAAGTCGAATTGGCAAAAAATCGTGCGGTTAGTTAA
- a CDS encoding SRPBCC family protein — translation MGTWLKHDVITTVNAPLDNVWNTWSDLDSMSLWMSWIESVKTVDQETSTLPDLTEWTLAANGFKFKWKAQITERIEKNKLKWKSIGGLPTQGSVIFESKGDKFTSVNLAVTYELPKMLARFMEEKILGKMVTNELQANIDRFRDLVEKNYKNELTN, via the coding sequence ATGGGTACTTGGCTTAAGCATGATGTAATTACAACTGTAAATGCGCCATTAGATAACGTTTGGAATACATGGAGTGATTTAGACTCCATGTCACTCTGGATGAGCTGGATTGAATCCGTGAAAACAGTTGATCAAGAAACATCTACTTTACCTGATTTAACTGAATGGACTTTAGCTGCTAATGGATTCAAATTTAAATGGAAAGCACAGATAACAGAAAGGATAGAGAAAAATAAATTAAAATGGAAATCTATAGGAGGATTACCAACTCAAGGATCTGTTATTTTCGAATCAAAAGGAGACAAATTTACCTCAGTAAACTTAGCTGTTACCTATGAATTACCTAAAATGCTTGCTCGCTTTATGGAAGAAAAAATCTTAGGCAAAATGGTAACTAATGAATTACAAGCAAATATTGATAGATTTCGAGATCTGGTAGAAAAAAATTACAAAAATGAATTAACTAACTAA
- the rbfA gene encoding 30S ribosome-binding factor RbfA codes for MPNNYRIAKVSSLLKKEITLILQNDLENDLLRSNFISISKIEVTGDLQFCKIYISSAAEGNIRKEIIENLNLAKNYIKHILGQRIEMRRVPELTFKDDTALAKGLSVLKLLEELNNKTHNQNSQVEENNDNV; via the coding sequence ATGCCAAATAATTATCGGATTGCAAAAGTTTCTTCTCTGCTGAAAAAGGAGATAACTCTTATTTTACAGAATGACTTGGAAAATGATTTATTAAGGAGTAATTTCATTAGTATTTCAAAAATAGAAGTAACAGGAGATTTGCAATTTTGTAAGATTTATATATCATCAGCTGCTGAAGGAAACATAAGAAAAGAAATTATTGAAAATTTAAATCTTGCTAAGAACTATATAAAACATATTTTAGGTCAAAGAATTGAGATGAGAAGAGTGCCGGAATTAACTTTTAAGGACGATACAGCATTGGCAAAAGGATTGTCAGTTCTAAAGCTCCTCGAGGAATTAAACAATAAAACTCACAATCAAAATTCACAAGTTGAGGAAAATAATGATAACGTCTGA
- a CDS encoding uroporphyrinogen-III synthase, translated as MITSEFSLKQKNMIITRSKDKISDIKKLFTNEGAQIFDFPAIEVGYPDDFNPLDDALSEINDFHWIIFSSSNGIKFVDERLRNFNTSLKECSKKIKIAVVGEKTSLTLIELGIEADFVPPEFVAESLIENFPISGYGLRVLLPRVQTGGRNLIADQFRNSGSRVVEVAAYETRCPASIPKETINVITKRKVDAMLFSSGKTVSNSSFLLEKEFGKEWLTFLDDAKLLTIGPQTSKICEKFFGRVDGEAVKYTFEGLLDAAIDIFS; from the coding sequence ATGATAACGTCTGAGTTCTCTTTGAAGCAAAAAAATATGATCATTACTCGATCAAAAGATAAGATATCTGATATAAAAAAATTATTCACTAATGAAGGTGCTCAAATATTTGATTTTCCTGCAATTGAGGTTGGATATCCTGATGATTTTAATCCTCTAGATGATGCATTAAGCGAAATTAATGATTTTCATTGGATTATTTTTTCTAGTAGTAATGGAATAAAATTCGTAGATGAGAGATTAAGAAATTTCAATACTTCTCTAAAAGAATGTTCGAAGAAAATTAAAATTGCTGTAGTAGGGGAGAAAACTTCTTTAACTCTAATCGAGTTAGGTATTGAGGCTGATTTTGTGCCCCCAGAATTTGTAGCAGAAAGTTTAATTGAAAATTTTCCTATATCAGGATATGGACTCAGAGTTCTTTTGCCAAGAGTTCAAACAGGAGGAAGGAATTTAATTGCAGATCAATTTAGGAATTCCGGTTCACGTGTTGTGGAAGTTGCTGCTTATGAAACAAGATGTCCTGCTTCAATTCCTAAAGAAACAATCAATGTTATTACTAAAAGAAAGGTTGATGCAATGCTTTTTTCTAGTGGTAAAACAGTATCAAATTCTTCTTTCTTGCTTGAAAAAGAATTTGGAAAAGAATGGTTAACTTTCCTTGATGATGCGAAATTATTAACTATTGGTCCTCAAACTTCAAAAATATGTGAAAAATTTTTTGGCAGAGTTGACGGAGAGGCAGTGAAATATACCTTTGAAGGATTATTAGATGCTGCTATTGATATTTTTAGTTAG
- a CDS encoding shikimate kinase, whose product MEKSIIDKTNKIIKGRSIFLIGMMASGKSQTGPVLAKFLRYKYIDLDKLIEKIVKKTIIEMFHEDGEEKFRELETNCLKETIKIPSLVISTGGGVIAKPENWGILRQGIIIWIDTKQEIALERLQNDIDNRPLLQGKDLKELYSRIFQSRKNLYSQADLRVEVDNENVEEVAKKIIYQIHNKIIN is encoded by the coding sequence ATGGAAAAATCGATTATTGATAAAACAAACAAAATAATTAAAGGAAGAAGTATATTTTTGATAGGTATGATGGCTAGTGGTAAATCTCAAACTGGCCCAGTATTAGCTAAATTTTTGAGGTACAAATATATTGATTTAGATAAATTAATAGAGAAAATCGTAAAAAAAACAATTATTGAAATGTTCCACGAAGATGGTGAAGAAAAATTTCGAGAACTAGAGACAAATTGCTTAAAAGAAACAATCAAAATTCCCTCTTTAGTAATATCTACTGGTGGAGGTGTTATTGCTAAACCAGAAAACTGGGGAATATTAAGGCAAGGTATTATAATTTGGATTGATACAAAGCAAGAGATTGCTCTTGAGAGACTGCAAAATGATATTGATAATAGACCTTTACTTCAAGGAAAAGATTTAAAAGAATTATATAGTCGTATTTTTCAATCAAGAAAAAATTTATATTCGCAGGCTGACTTAAGAGTTGAGGTTGATAACGAAAACGTTGAAGAAGTTGCAAAAAAAATAATTTATCAAATTCATAACAAAATTATTAATTAA
- a CDS encoding RibD family protein gives MNTPSVAIIIASSLDGRIAFPTGGESHLGSKEDKKMLDEHLSKVDATIFGLGTLKAHQSTYLVKNYCKNGEIKISKTQPISIVASNSKTFEKDWSYFQQPIKRWLISSNKKDVLKNIDFEKEIFYNNSWSETLLSIKKAGINRLALLGGAKLINSFIKEDLIDEIKITIAPRIIGGKFTWIPAEQTSKIFNLKQFWKIKSIQELDKNEIYIHYTRNIKDD, from the coding sequence TTGAACACTCCAAGCGTAGCGATCATTATCGCTTCTAGTTTAGATGGAAGAATTGCCTTCCCAACTGGAGGTGAATCTCATCTTGGAAGTAAAGAAGATAAAAAAATGCTAGACGAACACTTATCAAAAGTTGACGCTACAATTTTTGGTTTGGGAACATTAAAAGCTCACCAAAGTACATATTTAGTAAAAAATTATTGTAAAAATGGCGAAATAAAAATTTCAAAAACTCAGCCTATTTCTATAGTCGCTTCTAATAGCAAAACATTTGAAAAAGATTGGAGTTATTTTCAACAACCAATTAAAAGATGGTTAATCAGCTCTAATAAAAAAGATGTACTTAAAAATATAGATTTTGAAAAAGAAATTTTCTACAATAATTCTTGGAGTGAAACTTTGTTAAGTATTAAAAAAGCTGGAATCAATCGTCTGGCACTTCTTGGTGGAGCAAAGCTGATAAATTCTTTTATAAAAGAAGATTTGATTGATGAAATTAAAATTACAATAGCTCCAAGAATAATCGGAGGAAAATTTACATGGATACCTGCTGAACAAACAAGTAAAATTTTTAATTTGAAGCAATTTTGGAAAATAAAATCAATTCAAGAATTGGATAAAAATGAAATATATATTCATTACACAAGAAACATTAAAGATGATTAA
- a CDS encoding GNAT family N-acetyltransferase: MNHIEHKVEIKLSIQEINKKTWNELRKEINNPFYEWEWLYNLELSKSVSRETGWQPLYFVAYQNEQICGIAPLFLKNHSYGEFIFDQSFARLAQDLNLNYYPKLIGMSPYSPINGYEFLYKETKNKAPITNSLIKHIDNFALKNNILSCNFLYVNENWGKHLKSLGYKEWINTSSEWKTNGEKSFDDFLLRFNSNQRKNIKKERKSISKQNLEIKIHTEESINLEIVQKMHNFYEQHCLRWGVWGSKYLTSEFFEKILENKQNLLFFSASRNDSERTIAMSMCVKNKKNIWGRYWGSQEEILNLHFELCYYQPIEWAITNKIESFDPGAGGKHKRRRGFYAKGTKSFHKWFNKNMEDIITPWLDKVNFQTMQEIKLENNSIPFKENKN, from the coding sequence ATGAATCATATTGAGCACAAAGTTGAAATTAAACTATCTATTCAAGAAATAAATAAAAAAACTTGGAATGAATTAAGAAAAGAAATTAATAACCCATTTTATGAATGGGAATGGCTCTATAACCTTGAATTATCGAAAAGTGTTTCAAGAGAAACTGGATGGCAACCTTTATATTTTGTTGCTTATCAAAATGAACAAATTTGCGGAATAGCTCCACTTTTTCTTAAAAATCATAGTTACGGAGAATTTATTTTTGATCAATCCTTTGCAAGATTAGCTCAAGATTTAAATTTGAATTATTATCCTAAGCTAATTGGGATGAGTCCTTATAGTCCTATTAATGGATATGAATTTCTATACAAAGAGACTAAAAACAAAGCGCCGATTACAAATTCATTAATCAAACATATTGATAACTTTGCTTTAAAAAATAATATCTTAAGTTGCAATTTTTTATACGTAAACGAAAATTGGGGCAAACATCTCAAATCCTTAGGATATAAAGAATGGATCAATACAAGTAGTGAATGGAAAACTAATGGAGAAAAATCATTTGATGATTTCTTATTAAGGTTCAACTCTAATCAAAGAAAAAATATCAAAAAAGAAAGAAAATCAATTTCAAAACAAAATCTCGAGATTAAAATTCATACAGAAGAGAGTATAAATCTTGAAATAGTTCAAAAAATGCATAATTTCTACGAACAACATTGTTTGAGATGGGGAGTATGGGGCAGCAAATATCTCACATCCGAGTTTTTCGAAAAAATTCTTGAAAACAAACAAAATCTATTATTTTTTAGTGCTTCAAGAAATGATTCTGAAAGAACAATTGCAATGTCAATGTGTGTGAAAAATAAAAAAAATATTTGGGGTAGATATTGGGGTAGTCAAGAAGAAATACTTAACTTACATTTTGAATTATGCTATTACCAACCTATTGAGTGGGCCATAACAAATAAGATTGAAAGTTTTGATCCTGGTGCAGGGGGTAAACACAAAAGAAGAAGAGGTTTTTATGCAAAAGGTACTAAAAGTTTTCACAAATGGTTCAATAAAAATATGGAAGATATAATTACCCCTTGGTTAGATAAAGTTAATTTTCAAACTATGCAAGAAATTAAATTGGAAAATAATTCTATCCCTTTTAAAGAAAATAAAAATTAA
- a CDS encoding lipid-A-disaccharide synthase-related protein, with product MSRILLLSNGHGEDLSGSLLAKYFAKQGDLVNALPIVGDGENYKKANIRIIGKTKKFRTGGLGYNSFKGRIAEIFGGQIIYFLKKLYLSYKVRNNYDFYIVVGDIVPVFFSWFAKKDFFTYLVAYSSHYEGKLKLPWPCKFFLLSKYSKKIYARDLLTANDLTQQFGKKVLFLGNPFMDKFSVFSNKSNISPSIIGLFPGSRCPELVENLKTILEVLETMSDLKYFENISFKFAIVKALSIEEITYILNQRKWIFIEKKENTNSLVYKFGFITLYFNWNLFEEILFNSKFVISMAGTASEQAIGLAKPVIQIEGKGPQFTKSFAEAQRRLLGRYVFCSTNYINKEDQINQTINLILQVIYRIKLDKNFLSSCLHNANQRIGEFNSCIDIINDIKRS from the coding sequence ATGTCCAGAATTTTACTATTAAGTAATGGACATGGAGAAGATTTATCTGGTAGTTTGTTAGCTAAATATTTTGCAAAGCAAGGTGATCTTGTAAATGCTCTTCCTATTGTTGGCGATGGAGAGAATTATAAAAAAGCAAATATAAGGATAATTGGTAAAACCAAAAAATTTAGAACAGGTGGCCTTGGTTATAATTCTTTTAAAGGAAGAATTGCTGAAATATTTGGAGGACAAATCATTTACTTTTTAAAAAAATTATATTTGTCTTATAAAGTAAGAAATAACTATGATTTTTATATTGTTGTTGGAGATATAGTTCCTGTTTTTTTTTCATGGTTTGCAAAAAAAGATTTTTTTACATATTTAGTCGCATATTCAAGCCATTATGAGGGCAAATTGAAATTACCTTGGCCCTGTAAATTTTTTTTATTATCAAAATATTCAAAAAAAATATATGCTCGTGATTTGTTAACAGCAAATGATTTAACTCAACAATTCGGAAAAAAAGTTCTTTTTTTGGGTAATCCATTTATGGATAAATTTTCTGTTTTTTCAAATAAATCAAATATTTCCCCTTCTATTATTGGATTATTTCCTGGAAGTAGATGTCCTGAACTTGTTGAAAATTTAAAAACTATTTTAGAGGTTCTTGAGACAATGTCTGACTTGAAATATTTTGAGAATATTTCTTTCAAATTTGCCATAGTAAAAGCTCTTTCTATAGAAGAAATAACGTATATATTAAATCAAAGAAAATGGATTTTTATAGAAAAAAAAGAAAATACTAATTCTTTAGTATATAAATTCGGATTTATTACACTTTATTTTAATTGGAATTTGTTTGAGGAAATACTATTTAATAGTAAGTTTGTGATAAGTATGGCTGGAACCGCATCAGAGCAAGCCATTGGGTTGGCAAAGCCAGTTATTCAAATTGAAGGTAAAGGTCCGCAGTTTACAAAATCTTTTGCAGAAGCACAAAGAAGATTACTCGGGAGATATGTTTTTTGTTCTACTAATTACATTAATAAAGAAGATCAAATAAATCAGACAATAAATCTTATCCTTCAAGTGATTTATCGGATAAAGCTAGACAAAAATTTTTTGAGTTCTTGCCTTCATAATGCAAATCAAAGAATCGGAGAGTTTAATTCATGTATTGATATCATAAATGATATTAAACGGTCATGA
- a CDS encoding glutathione S-transferase family protein → MITLYQFRHSPFCLKTRMALHAKKLQYRVEEVTPGIGQFEIFKLSGQKQVPVIIDDNDQIISDSSLICEYINKKNDHNPLFPEDPLLFAQCKLVENWADTTMASTCKKALIKSAIENPKLRTALLPDEIPSSLKGLVDKLPFKNLSKISNVVLSSKDNLELQKILEAISKSLINKKYLIGDNFSIADIAIAAQLSLLKFPKSSGPILSGEGCQEYINNPYLENIFIWRNNIEEYIFSANSQ, encoded by the coding sequence ATGATTACATTATATCAATTTAGACATAGCCCTTTTTGCTTAAAGACAAGAATGGCTCTTCACGCCAAGAAATTACAATATAGAGTTGAAGAAGTTACACCAGGCATAGGCCAGTTTGAAATCTTTAAGTTATCAGGTCAAAAACAAGTCCCTGTAATCATTGATGATAACGATCAAATTATTAGTGATTCTTCACTTATTTGCGAATATATTAATAAGAAAAATGATCACAATCCACTTTTCCCCGAAGATCCTTTACTGTTTGCACAATGCAAATTAGTAGAAAATTGGGCTGATACTACAATGGCCTCAACTTGTAAAAAAGCTCTTATTAAATCAGCAATAGAGAATCCAAAACTGCGTACTGCTTTACTTCCAGATGAAATCCCATCCTCATTAAAAGGATTAGTTGATAAATTACCTTTTAAAAATCTTAGTAAAATTTCTAATGTTGTTTTATCTTCTAAAGACAATTTAGAACTGCAGAAAATATTAGAGGCAATATCAAAATCCCTAATTAACAAAAAATATTTAATAGGTGATAACTTCTCAATAGCTGATATTGCAATTGCTGCACAATTATCTCTTCTTAAATTTCCAAAATCATCAGGACCCATTCTTTCAGGAGAAGGTTGTCAAGAATATATAAATAATCCGTATTTAGAAAATATATTTATCTGGAGGAATAATATAGAAGAATATATTTTTAGTGCTAACTCTCAATAA
- a CDS encoding HesB/IscA family protein: MENLEVDEKIKTSDDGKGILITNAAIEQVSFLLKNQTDKKALRVGVRSGGCSGMSYTMDFIGGDQINADDKVYDYSLSSEQSFKVVCDPKSLLYIYGMQLDFSKDLIGGGFNFVNPNASQTCGCGSSFAV; encoded by the coding sequence ATGGAAAATTTAGAAGTAGATGAAAAAATCAAGACATCAGATGATGGTAAAGGGATTTTAATTACGAATGCAGCTATAGAGCAAGTCTCTTTTTTATTAAAGAATCAAACTGACAAAAAAGCTCTCAGAGTGGGAGTAAGGTCAGGAGGTTGTAGTGGTATGAGTTATACGATGGATTTCATTGGTGGGGATCAAATAAATGCAGATGATAAAGTATATGATTATTCACTAAGTTCAGAACAGAGTTTTAAAGTAGTATGTGACCCAAAAAGTTTATTATATATTTACGGTATGCAGTTAGATTTTAGTAAGGATTTAATTGGAGGAGGATTTAACTTTGTTAATCCTAATGCTTCACAAACTTGTGGCTGCGGTAGCTCATTTGCAGTTTAG
- a CDS encoding DUF751 domain-containing protein, translating to MGQFFSNVARYPKYLISIIAGGLVALLEPLFKNRSNPFILIGLISSVISAFITVYFVLQAMTNPINL from the coding sequence ATGGGCCAATTCTTCTCTAATGTTGCAAGATATCCTAAGTATTTAATTTCTATTATTGCAGGAGGATTAGTTGCGCTACTTGAACCTTTGTTTAAAAACAGGTCAAATCCATTTATATTGATCGGTTTAATATCTTCAGTAATAAGTGCCTTCATAACAGTATATTTCGTCTTGCAAGCAATGACTAATCCAATCAACTTATAA
- a CDS encoding tetratricopeptide repeat protein — MLDEINPIESDFNAALSRYKDGKELIPILEDFQKIIQQIPNHFAAWTCLSWLHLLLKNNEEALAAARQAVRLNQQDPQARMNLSLALLATNNKGVRENVELIKKMSIMMPDVKTELKDSVADGFNRYPNWPELTKINKWLEF; from the coding sequence ATGTTAGATGAAATTAATCCAATTGAATCCGATTTCAATGCTGCTTTATCTAGATATAAAGATGGGAAAGAATTAATACCAATTCTTGAAGATTTTCAAAAAATCATTCAACAAATACCTAATCACTTTGCTGCTTGGACTTGTTTATCTTGGTTGCATCTTCTCTTGAAAAATAATGAAGAAGCATTAGCTGCTGCAAGACAAGCTGTTCGTTTAAATCAACAAGACCCACAAGCAAGGATGAATTTATCTTTAGCTCTTTTGGCTACAAATAATAAAGGTGTTCGAGAGAATGTTGAATTAATTAAAAAAATGTCAATCATGATGCCTGATGTAAAGACTGAGTTGAAAGATTCAGTTGCAGACGGCTTTAATAGATATCCAAATTGGCCAGAGTTAACCAAAATCAATAAATGGCTTGAATTTTGA